From the genome of Bacteroides sp. MSB163, one region includes:
- a CDS encoding TolC family protein, with protein MKKQIITLAVAALLLSSCGIYIKYERPEVKTDGLYGQDVEVEDTASIASLSWRELFTDPQLQSLIEHALQGNTDLQSAQWRIKEAEATLSSARLAYLPSFMLTPQGGVSSFDKSKGSWTYSSIASASWEIDIFGKLTNAKRRAKALYLQSLEYEQAVTTSLIANVANMYYTLLMLDAQYNVSAETAAKWRESVKTIRAMKAAGMTDEAGVAQTEANCYMVEASLLDLKQQIREVENSLSILLGDVPDAIERGKLQGQNFPEELTVGVPLQLLSRRPDVKSAELSLAQAFYSTNAARSAFYPSITLGGTAGWTNSAGSMIINPGKLLLSAVGSLTQPLFNKGLNMAQLKIAKAQQEEAKLSFQQALLNAGSEVNNALTQVQVARGKTELRDGQITSLETAVRSTQLLMKHGNSTYLEVLTAQQSLLSAQLTQIADRFDEIQGIINLYQALGGGRE; from the coding sequence ATGAAGAAACAAATCATCACTTTAGCTGTCGCAGCCTTGCTGTTGAGTAGTTGCGGCATCTATATCAAATATGAACGTCCCGAAGTCAAGACCGACGGACTTTACGGGCAGGATGTAGAGGTGGAAGACACCGCCTCTATCGCCTCTCTCTCCTGGCGCGAGTTGTTTACCGACCCGCAACTACAATCTCTCATTGAGCATGCACTGCAAGGCAATACTGACTTGCAGTCCGCTCAGTGGCGTATCAAAGAAGCGGAAGCCACTCTGTCATCCGCCCGTCTGGCCTATCTGCCTTCTTTTATGTTGACTCCGCAGGGAGGTGTCAGTAGCTTTGATAAATCAAAAGGTTCCTGGACGTATAGCAGCATAGCATCCGCCAGTTGGGAAATTGATATTTTCGGTAAACTGACCAATGCGAAACGCCGTGCGAAAGCTTTGTACCTTCAGAGCCTGGAGTACGAACAGGCTGTCACTACTTCGTTGATAGCCAATGTGGCAAATATGTATTATACCTTATTAATGCTCGATGCACAATATAACGTCTCTGCCGAAACTGCCGCCAAGTGGCGTGAGAGCGTGAAGACAATACGTGCCATGAAAGCAGCAGGTATGACGGATGAGGCCGGAGTAGCCCAGACCGAAGCAAACTGTTATATGGTAGAAGCCTCTTTGCTCGACCTTAAACAGCAAATCCGTGAAGTGGAGAATTCACTTTCTATTTTACTGGGTGATGTGCCCGACGCCATCGAACGTGGAAAGCTACAGGGACAAAATTTCCCGGAAGAACTTACCGTTGGCGTACCTTTGCAGTTACTCTCCCGTCGTCCCGACGTGAAGAGTGCGGAACTCTCGCTGGCACAGGCCTTTTATAGTACCAATGCGGCACGTTCAGCCTTTTATCCTTCCATCACTTTGGGAGGTACGGCAGGTTGGACAAATTCTGCCGGAAGCATGATTATCAACCCGGGTAAGCTGTTACTCTCTGCAGTTGGTTCACTGACACAACCTTTATTTAATAAAGGATTAAACATGGCACAGTTGAAAATAGCCAAAGCCCAACAGGAAGAAGCTAAACTTTCTTTCCAGCAGGCTCTGCTGAATGCAGGAAGTGAAGTGAATAATGCCCTTACCCAAGTGCAGGTGGCCCGCGGTAAAACAGAGTTGCGCGACGGACAAATCACTTCATTGGAAACTGCAGTGCGCAGCACGCAATTGTTGATGAAACATGGCAACTCCACTTATCTGGAAGTACTTACCGCCCAGCAATCGTTGCTCTCTGCCCAACTGACGCAGATAGCCGACCGCTTCGATGAGATACAGGGAATTATCAATCTCTACCAAGCCTTAGGTGGTGGCAGGGAATAA
- a CDS encoding MATE family efflux transporter — protein MQRDNLDFKNMSVSKLFTKQLFPTLLGMVSSALFTVVDGIFVGRGIGSDAIAAVNIAAPIFMIAAGLGLMFGMGGGILASINLSRGKLVVANINVTQSIVMLTIVSIIMGILLTVFPETVVTLLGAEGHLTELSAEYLFWFSISIPSTVLLVALPFFVRLTNPNFAMWAMLAATVVNILLDYIFIFVFEWGLFGAAIATDLGELVGTLLLLGYLLRPSVSVRFARLKMSIKSIRLTLRNTWYMLKLGVSSCLSEITIAVMAIAGNYVFMSHLGTDGVAAYSIVCYLFPIIFMVFNAMVQSAQPIVSYNYGCGQLLRSNKALRLCIVSAVVFALVISGVFVCFSGDIVSLFLPDRTSHAWQYAVAGLPLFAVDYIFFGINVITIGYYTSIERINLAMRLTLLRGILPVLFFFVLPAWLGVTGIWLAVAAGDITTTILIVLCRKKV, from the coding sequence ATGCAAAGGGATAATTTGGACTTCAAAAACATGAGTGTGAGTAAGTTGTTTACAAAACAACTCTTCCCCACGTTGCTGGGTATGGTATCATCCGCATTGTTCACTGTTGTCGACGGGATATTCGTAGGACGCGGAATAGGTAGTGATGCCATTGCCGCGGTGAATATTGCGGCGCCTATTTTTATGATAGCGGCCGGGTTGGGACTGATGTTCGGTATGGGTGGAGGAATTCTTGCTTCCATTAATCTGTCTCGTGGCAAATTGGTGGTCGCTAATATCAATGTCACGCAGTCAATCGTCATGCTGACGATTGTCAGTATCATTATGGGAATACTATTGACTGTGTTCCCCGAAACTGTAGTAACCTTATTAGGAGCCGAAGGGCATCTGACGGAATTGTCAGCGGAATATCTGTTTTGGTTCTCCATATCCATTCCGTCCACGGTCTTACTGGTGGCATTGCCGTTCTTTGTACGCCTGACGAATCCTAACTTTGCCATGTGGGCTATGCTGGCGGCTACTGTTGTCAATATCTTGCTCGATTATATCTTTATCTTTGTTTTTGAGTGGGGATTGTTCGGTGCTGCTATCGCCACTGATTTGGGAGAATTGGTGGGAACACTTTTACTCTTGGGTTATCTGCTTCGTCCCTCCGTATCGGTTCGGTTTGCCAGGTTGAAGATGAGCATCAAGAGCATCCGCCTGACACTGAGGAATACATGGTATATGCTGAAACTGGGTGTTTCATCCTGTTTGAGTGAAATAACGATTGCTGTCATGGCTATTGCAGGCAATTATGTGTTTATGAGCCATCTCGGAACGGATGGGGTAGCGGCTTATAGCATTGTCTGCTATCTGTTCCCTATTATTTTCATGGTGTTTAACGCTATGGTTCAGTCGGCACAACCCATTGTCAGTTACAATTATGGTTGCGGACAGTTATTGCGGTCCAATAAAGCGTTGCGTTTATGCATTGTTTCCGCCGTTGTGTTTGCTTTGGTGATTAGTGGAGTGTTTGTCTGTTTCTCCGGTGATATCGTTTCTCTGTTCTTGCCGGACCGGACAAGTCATGCCTGGCAGTATGCGGTTGCCGGTCTGCCTCTGTTTGCTGTCGATTACATTTTTTTCGGGATAAATGTAATCACAATAGGGTATTATACCAGTATTGAACGTATTAACCTGGCAATGAGGCTTACGTTGCTGCGTGGCATATTGCCGGTCTTGTTCTTCTTCGTACTTCCTGCATGGTTGGGAGTGACGGGCATCTGGCTTGCTGTGGCGGCAGGAGATATTACTACAACAATCCTTATTGTGTTGTGCAGAAAGAAAGTTTAG
- a CDS encoding HU family DNA-binding protein, which yields MAILFEWYETPVPNNETDETEKTTIHARITLNGKVGTDEIRRKIQKRSSLTETDVSAVLDALSHVMGEELSEGRQVHLDGIGYFYPTLKSEKGITRETDRKNEKVRLKGIKFRADRALKDEVGNVKLKNFRHSGHSGKLSDVEIDMRLKAYFAEHQLMTRADFQRICGFMRSKAAEHLKRLNAEGKIENIGRKTQPIYVPAAGYYGVSRERLVTR from the coding sequence ATGGCAATACTTTTTGAATGGTATGAGACTCCGGTACCGAACAATGAAACGGACGAAACTGAGAAAACAACGATCCATGCACGCATCACCCTCAATGGAAAAGTAGGAACCGACGAAATCCGCCGAAAAATACAGAAACGCAGCTCGCTGACTGAAACTGATGTGTCGGCAGTGCTCGACGCGCTTTCTCATGTGATGGGCGAGGAATTATCGGAAGGGCGGCAAGTACATCTGGATGGTATCGGCTATTTCTACCCCACACTGAAAAGTGAAAAAGGAATCACAAGGGAGACGGACCGGAAAAATGAAAAGGTGAGATTGAAAGGTATCAAGTTCCGTGCCGACCGTGCGCTGAAGGACGAGGTGGGCAACGTGAAACTGAAAAACTTCAGGCACAGCGGGCACTCCGGTAAACTGTCCGATGTAGAGATAGATATGCGGCTGAAAGCGTATTTTGCAGAACATCAACTGATGACACGTGCCGATTTCCAGCGTATATGCGGCTTTATGCGGTCGAAAGCTGCGGAGCACCTGAAACGGCTGAATGCGGAAGGAAAGATAGAAAATATAGGAAGGAAGACGCAACCGATATATGTGCCGGCGGCAGGATATTATGGAGTCAGCCGGGAGCGGCTCGTAACGAGATAA
- a CDS encoding efflux RND transporter permease subunit: protein MNLRTFIERPVFSAVISITIVILGIIGLFTLPVEQYPDIAPPTVMVSTTYYGASAETLQKSVIAPLEEAINGVEDMTYMTSTATNAGSVSITVYFKQGTDPDMAAVNVQNRVSRATGQLPGEVTQVGVTTMKRQTSILQMFSLHSPDNSYDENFLANYMSINLKPQLLRIAGVGDMMIMGGDYSMRVWMKPDVMAQYKLIPSDVTAALAEQNIESATGSFGENSDETYQYTMKYKGRLITPEEFGEIVIRSTEDGEVLKLKDIADVELGKESYAYKGGMDGHNGVSCMIFQTAGSNATEVNQNIDNLLDEVRKDLPKGVELTQMMSSNDFLFASIHEVVKTLIEAIILVILVVYVFLQDIRSTLIPLVGIIVSLVGTFAFMSVAGFSINLITLFALVLVIGTVVDDAIVVVEAVQSRFDVGYKSSYMASIDAMKGISNAVITSSLVFMAVFIPVSFMSGTSGTFYTQFGLTMAVAVGISAVNALTLSPALCALLLRPYINEDGTQKNNFAARFRNSFNAAFDVVVNKYKNAVLFFIKRRWLSWSLLVCSVVVLVLLMNSTKTSLVPDEDQGVLFVNVSTAPGSSLKTTDDVMLRIEERLEALPQKLHIQKVTGYGLLSGQGNTFGMIVVKLKPWDERTKKEDQVQAVIGQIYARTADIKDATIFAIAPGMIPGYGMGNALDLNVQDKLGTDVNTFFQTTQQYLGALNQRPEISMAYSTFDVRYPQWTVEVDAAKCKRAGITPDAVLSTLSGYYGGQYVSNFNRFSKVYRVMIQSGPEYRMDESSLHNTFVRMANGEMAPLSQFVTLTRSYGAETLSRFNMYNSIAVNAMPAEGYSTGDAIRAVKETAEISLPKGYGYDFGGITREENQQSGTTVIIFGICILMIYLILSALYESFIVPFAVILAVPVGLMGTFLFAKIAGLENNIYLQTGLIMLIGLLAKTAILLTEYAAERRKAGMGLIASAVSAAKARLRPILMTALTMIFGLFPLVVATGVGANGNRSLGTGVVGGMTIGTLALLFIVPALFVTFQWLQERLRPAQSMPTKDWQIEEEMEVSKKEIEESHK, encoded by the coding sequence CCGTTGGAAGAAGCTATCAACGGTGTGGAAGACATGACCTATATGACGTCTACCGCTACCAATGCCGGTTCGGTATCCATTACCGTCTATTTCAAACAGGGAACCGACCCGGATATGGCTGCCGTTAATGTGCAGAACCGCGTATCCAGAGCTACCGGACAGCTTCCGGGAGAAGTTACTCAGGTAGGTGTGACGACTATGAAGCGCCAGACCAGTATTTTGCAGATGTTTTCATTGCATAGCCCCGATAATTCGTACGATGAAAACTTCCTTGCCAACTACATGAGTATCAACTTGAAACCGCAGTTGCTGCGTATTGCAGGTGTGGGCGATATGATGATTATGGGTGGTGACTACAGTATGCGTGTCTGGATGAAGCCTGATGTGATGGCACAGTACAAACTGATTCCGTCTGACGTGACGGCAGCACTTGCCGAGCAGAATATAGAATCGGCTACCGGTTCGTTCGGTGAAAATTCGGACGAAACCTATCAATATACCATGAAGTATAAAGGCCGTCTGATTACACCGGAGGAATTTGGTGAAATCGTAATCCGTTCTACGGAAGACGGTGAAGTGCTGAAGTTGAAAGACATTGCAGATGTGGAACTGGGTAAGGAAAGTTATGCCTACAAAGGCGGTATGGACGGTCACAATGGTGTTTCCTGTATGATATTTCAGACGGCCGGCTCCAATGCTACGGAAGTAAACCAGAACATCGACAACCTGTTGGACGAAGTACGCAAAGACCTGCCGAAAGGTGTGGAGTTGACACAGATGATGAGTTCCAATGACTTCCTGTTCGCTTCTATCCATGAAGTAGTAAAGACTTTGATCGAGGCTATCATTCTCGTTATCTTGGTGGTATATGTATTCTTGCAGGACATCCGTTCCACATTGATTCCGTTGGTGGGCATCATCGTGTCACTGGTAGGTACCTTCGCTTTTATGTCCGTTGCCGGATTCAGTATCAACCTGATTACACTGTTTGCATTGGTGCTTGTGATCGGTACGGTGGTGGACGACGCCATAGTCGTCGTCGAGGCGGTACAGTCGAGGTTCGATGTCGGGTATAAGTCTTCTTATATGGCAAGTATCGATGCTATGAAAGGTATCAGTAATGCGGTTATCACCTCTTCACTGGTATTTATGGCGGTGTTTATTCCTGTATCGTTTATGAGTGGTACGTCCGGTACGTTCTATACGCAGTTCGGTCTGACGATGGCGGTTGCGGTAGGTATTTCAGCCGTTAACGCTTTGACGCTGAGCCCGGCTCTTTGCGCCCTGTTGCTGAGACCTTATATTAATGAAGATGGTACGCAGAAAAATAATTTTGCCGCCCGTTTCCGTAATTCGTTCAATGCGGCTTTCGATGTGGTGGTGAATAAGTATAAGAATGCGGTATTATTCTTTATCAAGCGTCGCTGGTTGTCATGGTCATTGCTGGTTTGCTCAGTGGTAGTGTTGGTACTCCTGATGAACTCTACGAAGACCAGTTTGGTGCCTGATGAAGACCAGGGTGTATTGTTTGTCAACGTAAGTACAGCTCCGGGTAGTTCATTGAAGACTACGGATGATGTTATGCTTCGTATAGAAGAACGCTTGGAAGCTCTTCCGCAAAAGTTACATATCCAGAAAGTAACCGGTTACGGATTGCTTTCCGGACAGGGAAATACATTCGGTATGATTGTTGTGAAGCTGAAACCTTGGGATGAACGTACAAAGAAAGAAGATCAGGTGCAGGCTGTCATCGGACAGATTTATGCCCGCACGGCAGATATCAAGGATGCCACAATCTTTGCAATTGCTCCGGGTATGATTCCGGGTTATGGTATGGGTAATGCACTCGACCTGAATGTACAGGATAAGTTGGGCACGGATGTGAATACCTTCTTCCAGACTACCCAGCAATACCTGGGTGCTTTGAACCAGCGTCCCGAAATCTCCATGGCCTATTCTACTTTCGATGTGCGCTATCCGCAATGGACTGTAGAAGTAGATGCTGCCAAATGTAAGCGTGCCGGCATTACTCCGGATGCAGTGCTCTCTACACTTTCGGGTTACTATGGCGGACAGTATGTATCCAACTTCAACCGTTTCTCAAAGGTATATAGGGTTATGATACAGTCCGGTCCGGAATACCGCATGGATGAGTCTTCATTGCACAACACCTTTGTACGGATGGCAAACGGTGAGATGGCTCCGCTGAGCCAGTTCGTTACGCTAACCCGCAGTTATGGTGCCGAGACTTTGAGTCGCTTCAATATGTATAACTCCATAGCTGTGAATGCCATGCCTGCCGAGGGATATAGTACGGGTGATGCCATCCGTGCCGTGAAAGAGACAGCGGAAATCAGCTTGCCGAAAGGTTACGGTTATGACTTCGGTGGTATCACGCGTGAAGAGAACCAGCAGAGTGGTACGACGGTAATTATCTTCGGTATCTGTATTCTGATGATCTATCTTATCCTGAGTGCGCTTTATGAAAGCTTCATCGTTCCGTTTGCAGTTATTCTTGCGGTTCCGGTAGGTTTGATGGGTACGTTCTTGTTTGCCAAGATAGCAGGATTGGAGAATAACATTTATTTGCAAACAGGTTTGATTATGTTGATCGGTTTGCTTGCCAAGACAGCCATTCTGTTGACGGAATATGCTGCCGAGCGCCGAAAGGCAGGCATGGGATTGATTGCTTCCGCAGTTAGCGCAGCCAAAGCCCGTCTTCGTCCTATCCTGATGACGGCACTTACCATGATCTTCGGTCTGTTCCCGCTAGTAGTAGCTACAGGAGTAGGTGCTAACGGTAACCGCTCGTTGGGTACGGGTGTAGTAGGTGGTATGACCATCGGCACACTGGCATTGCTTTTCATCGTTCCGGCTTTGTTTGTCACCTTCCAGTGGTTGCAAGAACGTCTTCGTCCGGCTCAGTCCATGCCTACCAAAGACTGGCAGATTGAGGAGGAGATGGAAGTGAGTAAGAAAGAAATAGAAGAATCACATAAATGA
- a CDS encoding VapE domain-containing protein produces MTVTPSTNHPVAERVKNVPVSLTDQVNRFLQSTYDFRYNLLTEETEYRPADGRGEPFAPVGRRELNSFCLEAHARGIACWDKDISRYLYSTSVPGYHPFLLYLDELPAWDGIDRLEALAHRVSSDPLWIKHFHIWLLALTAQWLGITGKHANSVAPILISTEQGCLKSTFCKSLMPETLSRYYSDEVELTSKGNVTRKMSEMGLLNLDEFDKYPASKMPLLKNLMQMAELNLCKAYQRNYRNLSRIASFIGTSNRFDLLSDPTGSRRFLCVEVKGKIDCSRIVHKQIYAQLKQELLKGARYWFTAEEEHELKEHNKMFQRRSIMEEVLYACFRPATAEDRDEMVQRLSAADIFKVLKRQNPAAMRGVNSNAFAQLLAPLGFSRSRSRYGNYYAVISLSENIPSTR; encoded by the coding sequence ATTACCGTTACACCTTCCACAAACCATCCTGTTGCGGAACGTGTAAAGAACGTGCCGGTTAGTCTGACGGATCAGGTAAACCGCTTCCTGCAATCTACCTACGATTTTCGTTATAATTTGCTGACGGAAGAAACCGAATACCGTCCGGCAGATGGGAGAGGAGAACCTTTTGCACCTGTGGGCAGGCGGGAACTGAATTCTTTCTGCCTCGAAGCGCATGCACGGGGCATTGCCTGTTGGGATAAAGACATCAGTCGTTATCTCTATTCTACCAGTGTACCCGGTTATCATCCTTTCCTTCTGTATCTGGACGAACTTCCGGCCTGGGATGGTATTGACCGTCTCGAAGCATTGGCGCACCGTGTTTCTTCTGATCCATTGTGGATAAAACACTTCCATATATGGCTGCTTGCCCTTACTGCACAATGGCTGGGCATAACGGGAAAGCATGCTAACAGTGTGGCTCCTATCCTTATCAGTACGGAACAAGGCTGTTTGAAATCTACCTTTTGCAAGAGTTTAATGCCTGAAACCCTGTCACGTTACTATTCGGATGAAGTGGAGTTGACTTCAAAAGGAAACGTTACCCGAAAAATGTCGGAAATGGGTCTGCTGAATCTCGACGAGTTCGATAAATATCCCGCTTCTAAAATGCCTTTGCTGAAGAATCTGATGCAGATGGCGGAGCTGAACCTTTGTAAAGCCTATCAGAGAAACTATCGCAACCTGTCGCGTATCGCCTCTTTCATAGGCACAAGCAACCGTTTCGATTTATTATCCGATCCTACGGGAAGCCGGCGTTTTCTTTGTGTGGAAGTGAAGGGGAAGATAGATTGTTCCCGCATTGTGCACAAACAAATCTATGCCCAGTTGAAGCAGGAGCTTCTGAAGGGTGCCCGATATTGGTTTACGGCAGAAGAAGAACATGAATTGAAGGAGCATAATAAGATGTTTCAGCGTCGCAGCATAATGGAAGAAGTGCTTTATGCCTGTTTCCGTCCTGCCACAGCCGAAGATCGGGATGAAATGGTGCAACGCCTTTCCGCGGCAGACATTTTCAAGGTTTTGAAGAGACAGAATCCGGCCGCCATGCGGGGAGTTAATTCGAATGCGTTTGCCCAATTGTTGGCGCCATTGGGATTTTCCCGCTCACGTAGCCGTTATGGGAATTATTATGCGGTCATTTCTTTGTCCGAAAATATCCCTTCCACCCGCTAA
- a CDS encoding SGNH/GDSL hydrolase family protein, with amino-acid sequence MKRNSFLLFVAILFTSVSVSFAQKKLSILGDSYSTYYGYVTPDTNLCWYGVPEEKRENDVKRVEDTWWYLLINEHGYQMERNNSYSGSTVCHTGYEKADYSDRSFVTRMDNLGNPDVLLVFGGTNDSWAKAPVGSYQYADWTKADLYNFRPAFCRLMGYLTKRYPDTRIYNITNTELSEDVTTSMDEICRHYGVTNIRLRDIDKQWGHPSIKGMKSICEQVYKVIEE; translated from the coding sequence ATGAAACGCAACTCTTTCTTATTATTTGTAGCGATTCTCTTCACTTCGGTTTCAGTTTCTTTTGCCCAAAAGAAACTCTCCATCCTTGGAGACTCTTATTCTACATATTACGGTTATGTCACTCCCGACACCAACCTCTGTTGGTATGGCGTACCGGAAGAAAAGAGAGAGAATGATGTGAAGCGGGTGGAGGATACCTGGTGGTATCTTCTTATCAATGAGCACGGTTATCAGATGGAGCGTAATAATTCCTATTCCGGTTCAACCGTTTGCCACACCGGTTATGAGAAAGCGGATTACTCGGATCGTTCCTTCGTAACGCGTATGGACAACCTGGGTAATCCTGATGTTCTCCTGGTCTTTGGCGGTACGAACGACAGTTGGGCGAAAGCCCCTGTCGGCAGCTACCAGTATGCAGATTGGACTAAAGCCGATCTTTACAACTTCCGTCCTGCCTTCTGCCGACTGATGGGCTATCTGACTAAGCGCTATCCGGATACCCGAATCTATAATATCACGAACACCGAACTGTCGGAAGATGTAACCACTTCTATGGATGAAATCTGCCGCCATTACGGAGTAACCAATATCCGCCTGCGCGATATTGACAAACAGTGGGGACATCCCTCCATAAAAGGAATGAAGAGTATTTGCGAACAGGTGTATAAAGTAATAGAAGAATAA
- a CDS encoding DUF5106 domain-containing protein codes for MKTSLNIFLLFLILCASCGSRKANDNKETAVQADTVKKFTLPLIPTMLNTPELRADYLVRHYWDNMDFTDTTYINLPDVTEQAWVDFIDILKIVPDTTAITAIKQMYKMADQKKVVFFYYTDLAEKYLYDPNSPMRNEEFYIPVLDAMLESKVLNDTEKILPQGRRELAEQNRIGRPAEDFTYTLLSGKSGTLYGVKAKYTLLFINNPGCHACEEGIEALKQAPAINKEFAAGSLKILAIYPDEDKEEWERHLPDFPKEWINGYDKKLVIKEKNLYDLKAIPTLYLLDKDKKVLLKDATVAQIDQYLNK; via the coding sequence ATGAAAACTTCTCTCAACATTTTCCTCCTATTCCTGATCCTGTGTGCCTCATGCGGTAGCCGGAAAGCGAACGACAACAAGGAAACGGCAGTCCAGGCAGACACCGTAAAAAAATTCACGCTCCCCCTTATACCAACCATGCTGAACACTCCCGAATTGCGTGCGGACTATCTGGTACGGCACTATTGGGACAATATGGATTTTACCGATACCACTTATATCAACCTTCCGGATGTTACGGAACAAGCATGGGTGGACTTTATAGATATCCTGAAGATAGTACCGGACACTACTGCGATAACTGCCATAAAGCAAATGTATAAGATGGCAGATCAGAAGAAAGTCGTATTCTTCTATTATACGGACTTAGCAGAAAAATATCTGTATGATCCGAATTCTCCGATGCGGAATGAAGAATTTTACATTCCGGTACTGGACGCCATGCTGGAAAGTAAAGTATTGAATGATACGGAGAAAATACTTCCGCAAGGACGCCGGGAACTGGCAGAACAGAATCGTATCGGAAGGCCGGCAGAAGATTTCACCTATACACTGCTGTCCGGAAAAAGCGGTACGCTCTACGGAGTGAAAGCAAAATATACGCTGCTGTTTATCAACAATCCGGGATGTCATGCTTGTGAAGAAGGCATAGAAGCACTGAAACAGGCGCCTGCCATCAACAAGGAGTTTGCAGCAGGAAGTCTAAAGATACTGGCTATTTATCCGGATGAAGATAAGGAAGAATGGGAAAGACACCTACCGGATTTCCCCAAAGAATGGATAAACGGGTATGATAAAAAACTCGTTATAAAGGAAAAGAATCTGTATGACCTGAAAGCGATACCTACCCTGTATCTATTGGATAAAGACAAAAAAGTACTGCTGAAAGATGCAACGGTGGCACAGATTGACCAGTACCTGAATAAGTGA